The proteins below are encoded in one region of Halorarum halophilum:
- a CDS encoding class I adenylate-forming enzyme family protein, translating into MEYLEAFERTVRCYGEDTAIVTDDGRSFTYREFDRRSTRLSNALRERIGAGRCAVLALNGPAAVESMIAGHKRGSATVQLSFRGKSGELVRMAENADAEGLIFDDANAETALEMLERGEFETAIHAGEADVDAEGVESYEAVLADADDDLHDDLPAGGECSVFYTSGTTSQPKAVPFDGEQMWLGAVQVVMEHGVDETDTAIVTTPWYHMVTSDAWLYPHFLAGATVVLHASFDPVEALELIEEHGASGLLAVPTQLDALNGAQEVEGYDTGSLEYIRTGGAIVSPELVERTTSLLCEGFYNTYGMTEAGPDLTFAHPSAQEDHPGTIGKEAFSWEIRVVEPAPVTDHPDPEATVDPGEQGEIIARGPGKSDGYIDNPSAQEKSFFDEWLRTRDVATVDEDGYLYIVDRVDNMFTCGGENIYPAEVEHALERHEAVSEALVFGIEDDHWGQRVTAVVVTDGSVTDDDLDEFCCESDHLANFKRPRAYAIRTEPLPRTDTGTIMREQVVAEHFG; encoded by the coding sequence ATGGAGTATCTAGAGGCATTCGAGCGCACTGTCCGATGTTACGGGGAGGACACGGCCATCGTCACGGACGACGGTCGCTCGTTCACCTACCGCGAGTTCGACCGACGGAGCACCCGACTGTCGAACGCCCTCCGGGAGCGGATCGGGGCCGGCCGGTGTGCGGTGCTCGCGCTGAACGGGCCGGCGGCGGTCGAGTCGATGATCGCGGGCCACAAGCGGGGCTCCGCGACGGTGCAGCTCTCGTTCCGGGGGAAGTCCGGCGAGCTCGTCCGGATGGCGGAGAACGCCGACGCGGAGGGGCTGATCTTCGACGACGCGAACGCCGAGACGGCACTCGAGATGCTCGAGCGCGGCGAGTTCGAGACCGCCATCCACGCCGGCGAGGCCGACGTCGACGCCGAGGGCGTCGAGTCCTACGAGGCGGTGCTCGCGGACGCGGACGACGACCTCCACGACGACCTCCCGGCGGGCGGGGAGTGCAGCGTCTTCTACACCAGCGGGACGACGAGCCAGCCGAAGGCCGTCCCGTTCGACGGCGAGCAGATGTGGCTCGGCGCGGTCCAGGTCGTGATGGAGCACGGCGTCGACGAGACGGACACGGCGATCGTGACGACGCCCTGGTACCACATGGTCACCTCCGACGCCTGGCTCTACCCGCACTTCCTCGCCGGGGCGACCGTCGTCCTCCACGCGAGCTTCGACCCGGTGGAGGCGCTCGAACTGATCGAGGAGCACGGGGCCAGCGGCCTGCTCGCGGTGCCGACCCAGCTCGACGCCCTCAACGGGGCGCAGGAGGTGGAGGGGTACGACACGGGGTCGCTGGAGTACATCCGGACCGGCGGCGCCATCGTCTCGCCGGAGCTCGTCGAGCGCACGACGTCGCTGCTGTGCGAGGGGTTCTACAACACCTACGGCATGACCGAGGCCGGCCCGGACCTCACGTTCGCGCACCCCTCGGCCCAGGAGGACCACCCGGGGACCATCGGCAAGGAGGCGTTCTCGTGGGAGATCCGGGTCGTCGAGCCGGCGCCGGTGACCGACCACCCTGACCCGGAGGCGACCGTCGACCCCGGCGAACAGGGCGAGATCATCGCCCGCGGGCCGGGCAAGTCCGACGGCTACATCGACAACCCGAGCGCGCAGGAGAAGAGCTTCTTCGACGAGTGGCTCCGGACGCGCGACGTGGCCACCGTCGACGAGGACGGCTACCTCTACATCGTCGACCGGGTGGACAACATGTTCACCTGCGGCGGGGAGAACATCTACCCCGCGGAGGTCGAGCACGCGCTCGAGCGCCACGAGGCGGTGAGCGAGGCGCTCGTGTTCGGCATCGAGGACGACCACTGGGGACAGCGCGTCACCGCGGTCGTCGTGACCGACGGCTCCGTCACCGACGACGACCTCGACGAGTTCTGCTGTGAGAGCGACCACCTGGCGAACTTCAAGCGACCGCGGGCGTACGCGATCCGGACCGAGCCGCTGCCGCGGACCGACACGGGGACGATCAT